One genomic region from Equus asinus isolate D_3611 breed Donkey chromosome 10, EquAss-T2T_v2, whole genome shotgun sequence encodes:
- the CDK9 gene encoding cyclin-dependent kinase 9 encodes MQRDAPPRAPAPAPRLPAPLIGAAASSGGGGGGGSGGGGGGASAAPAPPGLPGTTSPRGPGGGRRTEEAGSAPRGRKWPWRRKWRGRGGAWSAAAGPGAGAAAAAAAAAAAAAGGGGGALEAAMAKQYDSVECPFCDEVSKYEKLAKIGQGTFGEVFKAKDRKTGQKVALKKVLMENEKEGFPITALREIKILQLLKHENVVNLIEICRTKASPYNRCKGSIYLVFDFCEHDLAGLLSNVLVKFTLSEIKRVMQMLLNGLYYIHRNKILHRDMKAANVLITRDGVLKLADFGLARAFSLAKNSQPNRYTNRVVTLWYRPPELLLGERDYGPPIDLWGAGCIMAEMWTRSPIMQGNTEQHQLALISQLCGSITPEVWPNVDKYELFEKLDLVKGQKRKVKDRLKAYVRDPYALDLIDKLLVLDPAQRIDSDDALNHDFFWSDPMPSDLKGMLSTHLTSMFEYLAPPRRKGSQITQQSTNQSRNPATTNQTEFERVF; translated from the exons ATGCAGCGGGACGCACCGCCCCGAGCCCCAGCCCCGGCGCCCCGGCTCCCCGCGCCCCTGATAGGGGCCGCCGCCAGCAGTGGCGGCGGCGGAGGCgggggcagcggcggcggcggcggaggcgcCTCTGCAGCTCCGGCTCCTCCTGGCCTCCCGGGAACTACAAGTCCCAGGGGGCCTGGCGGCGGGCGGCGAACGGAAGAGGCGGGGTCGGCGCCGCGAGGCCGGAAGTGGCCGTGGAGGCGGAAGTGGCGCGGCCGCGGAGGGGCCTGGAGCGCGGCGGCGGGACCCGGGgcgggagcggcggcggcggcggcggcggcggcggcggcggcggctgggggcggcggcggcgcgctgGAGGCGGCCATGGCAAAGCAGTACGACTCGGTGGAGTGCCCCTTTTGTGATGAGGTGTCCAAATATGAGAAGCTCGCTAAGATCGGCCAAGGCACCTTCGG GGAGGTGTTTAAGGCAAAGGACCGCAAGACCGGCCAAAAGGTGGCTCTAAAGAAGGTGCTGATGGAGAACGAGAAGGAGGGG TTCCCCATTACAGCCTTGCGGGAAATCAAGATCCTCCAGCTTCTAAAACACGAGAACGTGGTCAACTTGATTGAGATCTGTCGAACCAAAG CATCCCCCTATAACCGCTGCAAAGGCAGTATATACTTGGTGTTTGACTTCTGTGAGCATGACCTTGCTGGGCTTCTGAGCAACGTCTTAGTGAAGTTCACGCTGTCTGAGATCAAGAGGGTCATGCAGATGTTGCTCAACGGCCTCTACTACATCCACAGGAACAAG ATCCTGCACAGGGACATGAAGGCGGCTAACGTGCTCATCACCCGCGATGGGGTTCTGAAGCTGGCTGACTTTGGGCTGGCCCGGGCCTTCAGCCTGGCCAAGAACAGCCAGCCCAACCGCTATACCAACCGTGTGGTGACGCTCTGGTACCGGCCCCCGGAGCTGTTGCTCG GAGAGCGGGACTACGGCCCCCCCATTGACCTGTGGGGTGCTGGGTGCATCATGGCGGAGATGTGGACCCGCAGCCCTATCATGCAGGGCAACACGGAACAGCACCAGCTCGCCCTCATCAGCCAGCTCTGTGGCTCCATCACCCCTGAG GTGTGGCCAAATGTGGACAAGTATGAGCTGTTTGAGAAACTGGACCTGGTCAAGGGCCAGAAGCGGAAGGTGAAGGACAGGCTGAAGGCCTACGTGCGTGACCCCTACGCGCTGGACCTCATCGACAAGTTGCTGGTGCTGGATCCCGCACAGCGCATTGACAGTGACGACGCCCTCAACCACGACTTCTTCTGGTCTGACCCCATGCCCTCGGACCTCAAGGGCATGCTGTCCACCCACCTGACGTCCATGTTCGAGTACCTGGCGCCGCCACGCCGGAAGGGCAGCCAGATCACCCAGCAGTCCACCAACCAGAGCCGCAATCCCGCCACCACCAACCAGACAGAGTTTGAGCGCGTCTTCTGA